From a single Halarcobacter mediterraneus genomic region:
- the rpsU gene encoding 30S ribosomal protein S21, producing MPGIKVKDNESFDEAYRRFKKQCDRNLIVTETRARRFFEPMTEIRKKQKINARKKMLKRLYMLRRYESRL from the coding sequence GTGCCAGGCATTAAAGTTAAAGATAACGAATCTTTTGACGAAGCATATAGAAGGTTTAAGAAGCAATGTGATAGAAATCTTATTGTAACTGAAACTAGAGCTAGAAGATTTTTTGAGCCAATGACAGAGATCAGAAAAAAACAAAAAATTAACGCTAGAAAGAAAATGCTTAAGAGATTATACATGCTTAGAAGATACGAATCTAGACTATAG
- a CDS encoding HP0495 family protein, whose protein sequence is MIDLNKEKLQLDYPCSWKYKIVIHEKSNANKITEEIFLQREFNIEKSKVSKKGKFESYSLELIVHNEDDRKEIYKMLGDHKDIKMVL, encoded by the coding sequence ATGATTGATCTAAATAAAGAAAAATTACAATTAGATTATCCTTGTTCATGGAAATACAAAATTGTAATTCATGAAAAATCAAATGCAAATAAAATTACAGAAGAGATTTTTTTACAAAGAGAATTTAATATTGAAAAATCTAAAGTAAGTAAAAAAGGGAAATTTGAAAGTTATTCCCTTGAGCTTATTGTTCATAATGAAGATGATAGAAAAGAAATATATAAAATGTTAGGTGACCATAAAGATATCAAAATGGTATTGTAA
- the surE gene encoding 5'/3'-nucleotidase SurE, giving the protein MKQILITNDDGFDAIGLKALIEALSPLAKIVVVAPAKNKSACGHSLTLDKPLRMVNVDDDFYKIDDGTPTDCIFISLNNLFKEGFKPDLVISGINIGANMGEDVTYSGTAAGAMEAVLQGIPAIAISQVCKDRCQDIKDGWDFALAKDTIIQLVKKILANEFPLGKRKFLNVNIPPIKKENCKGIKITKAGFREYGNDTHRHYNPRGEEYYWIGLHPLIWQESDNKDCDFEAIKANYISITPIMLDLTSYDDINKLNTWIKE; this is encoded by the coding sequence ATGAAACAAATTCTAATTACAAATGATGATGGCTTTGATGCAATAGGATTAAAAGCATTAATTGAAGCATTGTCTCCTCTTGCAAAAATAGTTGTTGTTGCACCTGCAAAGAATAAATCTGCTTGTGGACACTCTTTAACTTTAGATAAACCTCTAAGAATGGTAAATGTAGATGATGATTTTTATAAAATAGATGATGGTACACCAACTGATTGTATTTTCATATCATTAAATAATCTATTTAAAGAAGGATTTAAACCTGATTTAGTAATTAGTGGAATAAATATTGGTGCAAACATGGGAGAAGATGTAACTTATAGTGGAACAGCAGCAGGAGCTATGGAAGCTGTACTACAAGGAATACCTGCAATTGCTATCTCCCAAGTATGTAAAGATAGATGTCAAGATATAAAAGATGGATGGGATTTTGCACTTGCAAAAGATACAATTATTCAATTAGTGAAGAAAATTTTAGCTAATGAATTTCCTTTAGGGAAAAGAAAATTTCTAAATGTAAATATTCCTCCAATTAAAAAAGAAAATTGCAAAGGAATAAAAATTACTAAAGCTGGATTTAGAGAATATGGAAATGATACACATAGGCATTACAATCCAAGAGGAGAAGAATATTATTGGATAGGATTACATCCTTTAATATGGCAAGAAAGCGACAATAAAGATTGTGATTTTGAAGCCATTAAAGCAAACTATATATCAATTACTCCTATAATGCTAGACTTAACTTCTTATGATGATATAAATAAATTAAATACATGGATAAAGGAATAA
- a CDS encoding M15 family metallopeptidase, producing MNRRDFLKSGTSILSLFGTSNLMAAFSKDMGFEDFFYNIFSSNEDLNKENNNFIKDSITIELDEKQISSKSYVKKDLLTDVLIEDNVYDSFLSVRKKLNLVQRHIGYGNFNILSFDEMLKIAKYSNNINAFSKKELEFLESIFYYDPSVHGFYGERISENITDTINKKEVKKIPHTGHYLFKGEPEKIYYQMVKDIGNSLTLTSGVRSIVKQTKLFLDKVYSVEGNLTIASKSLAPPAYTYHSIADFDVGKKGFGKSNFSSRFALTDEFFKMRKLKYIDMRYTVNNKDGVRYEPWHVKII from the coding sequence ATGAATAGAAGAGATTTTTTAAAATCAGGTACAAGTATTCTTTCCCTTTTTGGAACATCAAATTTAATGGCTGCTTTTTCTAAAGATATGGGATTTGAGGATTTTTTTTATAATATATTTTCTTCCAATGAAGATTTGAATAAAGAAAACAACAATTTTATAAAAGATTCTATAACTATTGAATTAGATGAAAAACAAATCTCTTCTAAATCATATGTAAAAAAAGATTTATTAACTGATGTTTTAATTGAAGACAATGTATATGATAGTTTTTTATCAGTGAGAAAAAAACTAAATCTGGTACAAAGACATATTGGTTATGGAAATTTTAATATCTTAAGTTTTGATGAAATGCTAAAAATTGCAAAATATTCTAATAATATAAATGCTTTTTCAAAAAAAGAGTTAGAGTTTTTAGAATCTATTTTTTATTATGATCCTTCAGTTCATGGTTTTTATGGAGAAAGAATCTCTGAAAATATAACTGATACAATAAATAAAAAAGAAGTAAAAAAAATTCCTCATACTGGGCATTATTTATTTAAAGGTGAACCAGAAAAGATTTATTATCAAATGGTTAAAGATATAGGAAATAGTTTAACTTTAACCTCTGGAGTTAGAAGTATTGTTAAGCAAACAAAACTATTTTTAGATAAAGTTTATAGTGTTGAAGGAAATTTAACTATTGCTTCTAAGTCTTTAGCTCCTCCTGCATATACTTATCATAGTATTGCAGATTTTGATGTAGGTAAAAAAGGTTTTGGTAAATCAAATTTTTCTTCAAGATTTGCTCTTACTGATGAATTTTTTAAAATGCGTAAGTTAAAGTATATTGATATGAGATATACTGTTAATAATAAGGATGGTGTAAGATATGAACCTTGGCATGTTAAGATTATTTAA
- a CDS encoding M99 family carboxypeptidase catalytic domain-containing protein: protein MNLGMLRLFKIFILFFLLENLYASSQSFDFDLIKKGKQDNNTLLVVGGIQGDEPGGFMAASLITTHYRIKKGSIWVVPNLNFYSIIKRSRGPFGDMNRKFAQISEDDPDYNSIQRIKKYITSNEVKLVLNLHDGSGFFRSEYKDNMHAPSKWGQSSVIDQELLNVDSYGNLGEIAQKVCEHVNSKLIDPKHAYSIKNTKTRLGDKEMEKTLTYFAINNGKAAFGNEASKNLPLHERTYYHLLALEKYMDIMGIEYERHFELNPFTIKNVIDNDIYMSFYDDKIQLPLSQIRSVLRYFPIKKDGTLEFSPSSPLLTVIKKDDVYAIHYGNRRLALLTPDYLELEKVEKDIGITIDGKKSSIPLGSIVNVHDNFKIEPMEDIRVNIIGFVHEKVDEAGVNVNKNKIGKRFSIDKNGNIFRVEFYKKNKFAGMVLVNFDKNSNTRVSSFDNSNSKEDSTNSL, encoded by the coding sequence ATGAACCTTGGCATGTTAAGATTATTTAAAATATTTATTCTATTTTTTCTATTAGAAAATCTTTATGCAAGTAGTCAGAGTTTTGATTTTGACTTAATAAAAAAAGGAAAACAAGATAATAATACATTATTAGTAGTAGGTGGAATTCAAGGTGATGAACCTGGTGGTTTTATGGCAGCATCTTTAATTACAACACATTATAGAATAAAAAAAGGTTCTATATGGGTTGTCCCTAATTTAAACTTTTATTCAATTATAAAAAGAAGCAGAGGTCCTTTTGGAGATATGAATAGAAAATTTGCCCAAATTTCAGAAGACGATCCTGATTATAATTCTATACAAAGAATAAAAAAATATATTACTTCTAATGAAGTTAAATTAGTTTTAAATTTACATGATGGAAGTGGTTTTTTTAGGAGTGAATATAAAGATAATATGCATGCTCCTTCAAAATGGGGACAAAGTTCTGTTATTGACCAAGAATTATTAAATGTTGACTCTTATGGAAATTTAGGTGAGATTGCACAAAAAGTTTGTGAACATGTAAATAGTAAGTTAATTGATCCAAAACATGCTTATAGTATTAAAAATACTAAGACACGACTTGGTGATAAAGAAATGGAAAAGACTCTTACTTATTTTGCTATTAATAATGGAAAAGCCGCTTTTGGAAATGAAGCAAGTAAAAATTTACCTTTGCATGAAAGAACTTATTATCATTTATTAGCTTTAGAAAAATATATGGATATTATGGGGATTGAATATGAAAGACATTTTGAGCTAAATCCTTTTACAATAAAAAATGTTATTGACAATGATATATATATGTCTTTTTATGATGATAAAATACAATTGCCATTAAGCCAAATTAGAAGTGTTTTAAGGTATTTCCCTATAAAAAAAGATGGAACTTTAGAATTCAGTCCTTCAAGTCCTTTATTAACTGTAATAAAAAAAGATGATGTTTATGCTATTCATTATGGGAACAGAAGATTAGCTTTATTAACTCCTGATTATTTAGAGCTTGAAAAAGTTGAAAAAGATATTGGAATTACAATTGATGGTAAAAAGTCATCTATCCCTTTAGGATCAATTGTTAATGTACATGATAATTTTAAAATTGAACCAATGGAAGATATAAGAGTTAATATAATTGGTTTTGTTCATGAAAAAGTTGATGAAGCAGGTGTAAATGTAAATAAAAATAAAATTGGTAAAAGATTTTCAATTGATAAAAATGGTAATATTTTTAGAGTAGAATTTTATAAAAAGAATAAGTTTGCAGGAATGGTTTTAGTAAATTTTGATAAAAATTCAAATACAAGAGTTTCCTCTTTTGATAATAGTAATTCTAAAGAAGATTCTACAAATTCTTTGTAG
- the moaC gene encoding cyclic pyranopterin monophosphate synthase MoaC, with translation MELTHLDENDRPKMVDVSSKNETKRVAIASGIITMNKEAYKAIIDNTSKKGPVLQTAVIAAIMGTKKTSDLIPMCHPLLLSGINCDIEEKPELPGFKLIVSAKLNGQTGVEMEALTGVSVGLLTIYDMVKAIDKSMVISNIQLESKSGGKSGNFLRKSTEVRSVND, from the coding sequence TTGGAATTAACACATTTAGATGAAAATGATAGACCTAAAATGGTTGATGTTTCATCAAAAAATGAAACAAAAAGAGTTGCAATTGCTTCAGGTATAATTACTATGAATAAAGAAGCTTATAAAGCAATTATTGACAATACTAGTAAGAAAGGTCCTGTTTTGCAAACTGCTGTTATTGCAGCAATTATGGGAACAAAGAAGACTAGTGATTTAATACCTATGTGTCATCCTTTATTATTAAGTGGAATAAATTGTGATATAGAGGAAAAGCCAGAACTCCCAGGATTTAAATTAATTGTTAGTGCTAAACTAAATGGACAAACTGGTGTTGAAATGGAAGCGTTAACTGGCGTTTCTGTTGGTCTTTTAACCATTTATGATATGGTAAAAGCAATTGATAAATCAATGGTAATTTCAAATATACAATTGGAATCAAAAAGTGGTGGCAAAAGTGGAAACTTTTTAAGAAAAAGTACTGAAGTAAGGAGTGTAAATGATTGA